One stretch of Plasmodium yoelii strain 17X genome assembly, chromosome: 5 DNA includes these proteins:
- a CDS encoding fam-a protein, producing the protein MNKVYIRVVLFILSLFIYMNNNTFAAEHSPKKTKTRFLSKTDISNYIWSIICRSPIYVLFTNPDNIFKPRIPFVCTKRSEIKKAENVMEEAIERLKEHAIHSNDYNLHYRYANEIDIYRKRHKYVIVDKIDIEINNTDKYEEIIDTLFNFNNDLYCGGVEVKGKVAREYNPNLVMIQQRFSDIPDQHFRGYLYAIATKQQVSEDTTIIALTSANINDYNHVDQNLFKNLIVESANSFETEVDSENYIRKRYLKKAFVHLSGYIIKKKSKSIQITSINAIEVDNRNAPKSIEEGFRGDKLTILINIKNKYSMK; encoded by the exons ATGAATAAAGTTTACATTAGAGTtgttctttttattttaagcttgttcatatatatgaacaataATACCTTTGCAGCCGAGCATTCTccaaaaaaaactaaaacaCGTTTTTTATCCAAAACAGATATATCCaattatat CTGGAGTATAATATGTAGATCACCCATCTACGTATTATTTACCAATcctgataatatttttaaaccACGCATCCCCTTTGTGTGCACCAAGCGTagtgaaattaaaaaagcaGAAAATGTTATGGAGGAGGCTATAGAACGATTGAAAGAACATGCTATACATTCAAATGATTACAATTTACATTACCGTTATGCTAACGAAATAGATATATATCGTAAGAGACATAAATATGTAATCGTTGACAAAATTGATATTGAAATCAACAACACCGATAAG TATGAAGAAATAATAGATACACTATTCAActttaataatgatttatattgTGGTGGTGTCGAGGTTAAAG gaaaaGTTGCCCGTGAATATAATCCCAATTTAGTAATGATACAACAACGTTTCTCAGATATTCCTGATCAACATTTTAGAGGATATTTGTATGCCATAGCTACAAAACAGCAA GTATCTGAAGACACTACTATAATTGCTTTAACATCggcaaatataaatgattacAACCATGTAGaccaaaatttatttaaaaaccTTATTGTAGAAAGTGCAAACTCATTCGAAACTGAGGTAGATTCtgaaaattatattagaAAAAGATACTTAAAAAAGGCATTTGTTCACTTATCCGgatatatcattaaaaaaaaaagcaaatcTATTCAGATTACCAGTATTAACGCT ATTGAAGTAGATAATCGCAATGCTCCAAAATCTATTGAAGAAGGTTTCAGAGGAGACAAATTAACGATtctaattaatataaaaaataaatattctatGAAATAA
- a CDS encoding reticulocyte binding protein, putative, which produces MKKLIYITTTYIVLFTSLGVIYGKKIETGKKNHDGQLNNFYLYNNLKGINFNNSNSSNEEQYNNKNDVINDKFIQPNSITYLENQKDTANDKVILYNDYTNKNDLDTFKIFNNDNEKTNRKATIVKSSFIQNSNPTRFDSSMYNTIDILYNVSGPNENLKYFYVKLYFYQELRTFLNNIYSNAKKPVNIPRSTPLQIDNDINLIIKECEPLKTNIINEMSKLHNPLYEFYKEPTKDDYNPYSNYRKIYVDCMIPRFKKLASKIDAAISSMQSEYDHLCYYEYWNVDALYKKYSANTKEYMDTELYNIKSHSVIYDMGLRSHGNRLIKILESEGEQGNIISKLKFLSNEIEYTLNKSDNYKDECTSNYTFMVNYVQRDTYTQYYYYYLREIKKIAQQRANFNYNFNKLKHLKLLYKQQEDIMRNFHKTIERLIFGKPDPNNTNVFKEYIYEFNLWIPKSKLTLLEKRFFEIFEEKWNSYEIKKDIDENSKQYNVVKLILQYMKELTDVIDFMENYQPDEVPTRRIIGFEVEWRIKALLYSEVEAGVKKSYESVKNWRKSILEINKKLEEENEKVIKLETQIKDLFNQYLKIIDENIYINKLKLELKEKIKNISDKNEYIKKAVDLKKIIENNNAYIDELAKTSPYQVPEHLKSTDTIYSTIKSELSQIYEDDIDKLYNELSSIVQENDIDNVEDKTKLDDLQSKIDNVYSKIQNMETATVESHLTNIETNKNKLSDTIVEIKKYIYGEISKDLNKTLEDFKNKEKELSNKINDYAKENDQLNVYKSKISEIRNHYNDQISIDNTKEEEAKQNYDQSKEYTKTISIKEDETSKTINEVKNMKDEFLSKVDKYINFENNCKENVDSEHTQFTELTNKIKAEVSDEKLSIYENKFNDSKSLINETNNSIEKEYQNINTLKKVDEYIKVCESTKESIKNFHNKQTILKEKLNQNIKTIKETNSIEKSYKDKFENTLINKINELDKAFKDASLNDYESNNNELMQYFNNLKANLGKNKENMLYHQFDEKEKAVNNIIQKIEDINKNIPNIEIAIYTSIYNISEEIENEIGKNIESLNTNVLEKVNTNVTNFNKIKEKLKLYNFSDFGKEGNIKYTNEVNKIKDDIKNVNQQIDHHINELEEIKKKSENYVDEMKAQINKLEKVADTAISNDNVEGIEKKQQNIVTKIDKKKNIYEEINKLLSEISKIEKDQTSLEKVKGINLSYGQNLGTLFLEQIDEEKKKSEHTIKAMEAYMEDLDNIKKKSQEIENEMGIEMDINKEMEVLNISHDDDKKYHTISKNHNENISDIRNKSLKIIQDFSRESDINDIKKELQKNVSESQKHNSEINQYLSKIANIYNILKLNKIKKIINKVKEYTNEIEKNNKNINDELSNSEKLIKKIKDDISLKECKSKIESTLDDKDIDGCIQNIKVLKTHILSEETNINTYFKNADEYNKNVLLNFNNIEMADNKSQYILKIKKNNGTNDHDYNINELKEHKDKSNGYKTEADKNKKAIEKNKELFEQYKQEVTVLLNKYYAVELKNKFDKTKNDSEQIIKEIKDAHNKFILEAGKSEQKMKEIKNEQIRIEDEVAKNDKSNKAIIDIQLSVEPFETKFLKISDIRTKSNDCLKETESIEKKISTLSIDTQETKLKENGDNLNTLQEFLESLKNQKKNIEDKKKELDEVNSKIEKIKIDVNQHKKNYEIGIVEKINEIAKANKNKIESTKELIKPTIERLISSFNTNDLEGIDPNEKLGEYNTEMGIIYNEFMELYNLIAGYLKTVSKESITYNEIKNTRINAQNELLKNIESEKKSKSYLDDIEANEFDRIVTHLKKKLDNVNVKFTNEYSKVNEGFDNISKSINNVKNSTDENSLLNILNQTKEMYANIVSKKYYSYKYEAEKIFINISKLANSLNIQIQNSSGVDLLKNINIAILSYLDSPKEDTLTFIPSPQKKSETYTKIRDSYNTLLDIFKKSQYLHKKEQQTLNLIFENRRLYEKVQATNELKDTLSDLKYKKEKILNEVKLLLHKSNELNKLSCNSQNYDTILESSKYDKIKEKSNNYEKEKENLGINFDVKAMEEQFNNDIKDIEKLENNYKHSEKDNYNFSEENNNILQSKKKLKELTNAFNTEIKKIEDQIIEKNDLINKLIETRKQCLLFTYTTLVETLKSKVTNHSEFITSAAKFSKDFFKYIEDISNSLNDDIDTLQINYNLNQTNKHVPSILADATKDHNNLIEKEKEATKIINNLTELFTIDSNNIDADTLHNNKIQIIYFNSELHKSIESIKQLYKKMNIFKLLNISHINGKYFDISKEFDNILQMQKHKLTENLNDLKQIDQYISDKKNKFLHALNETTNPNLNTLKEIYHDIVNYERQLDEIKNISNKENENITSYIDTITKLTGKVQNILNFVTTYENNNNIIKQHIQDNDENHVSQIKDNLKKTIQSFQEILNKIDEIKAQFYGNNNISNVITTISQNVNDVKNHFSKDLTIENELIQIQKSLEDIQNSTHEIRSEQITKYVNAIYNHIEEQTKQIQNNSYKDEVYKINEIDNIIQKIINYNKEPEVKLHAIIDNQNKVTSIISRIKNLINLIESEYSNNNNVSYNVAIKHTENANNIILDLNMSQNMLNHLIHRNLNIINNLKNIKQHMISRNNLHTINSQEETSKIKYPSNTYYNNVNDTKYKNHQHSNSGKKGSSKTKNAGDSVKYAGAIVFGLVVCYAISIFKKQDEKNEINLGNDEKNYGESENIYFEREDEIIEIDINEDL; this is translated from the exons atgaaaaaacttatttatattacaACTACTTATATTGTTCTGTTTACTTCATTAG GGGTAATTTATGggaaaaaaattgaaacTGGAAAAAAGAACCACGATGGTCAgttaaacaatttttatttatataataatttaaaaggaataaattttaataattcaaaCTCTTCAAATGAagaacaatataataataaaaatgatgtcattaatgataaatttatacaACCAAATTCAATTACTTACTTAGAAAATCAAAAAGACACTGCGAATGACAAAGTCATATTATACAATGACTACACAAATAAAAACGACTTAGAtacttttaaaatttttaataatgataatgaaaaaacaaatagaAAAGCAACTATAGTTAAAAGTTCTTTTATCCAAAACTCCAATCCAACAAGATTCGATAGCTCTATGTATAATACAATAGATATTCTGTATAATGTATCAGGTCCCAacgaaaatttaaaatatttttatgtgaaattatatttttatcaagaACTTCGAACCTTCctcaataatatttattctaATGCAAAAAAACCAGTAAATATCCCACGGAGTACCCCCCTTCAAATagataatgatataaatctaataataaaagaatgtGAACCTCTAAAAACCaacataataaatgaaatgtCAAAATTACATAATCctttatatgaattttataaGGAACCCACGAAAGATGATTATAATCCATATTCAAATTACCGAAAAATTTATGTAGATTGCATGATTCCACGATTCAAAAAACTAGCATCCAAAATAGATGCTGCTATTTCATCGATGCAATCCGAATATGATCATTTGTGTTATTATGAATATTGGAATGTAGATGCTCTTTATAAAAAGTATTCTGCTAATACAAAAGAATATATGGACACTGAATTGTACAATATAAAGTCTCATTCAGTGATCTATGATATGGGACTTCGTTCACATGGAAACAGactaattaaaattttagaGTCTGAGGGGGAACAAGGGAATATTATAAGTAAActaaaatttttatcaaacGAAATTGAATATACTTTAAACAAATCTGATAATTACAAAGACGAATGTACGTCGAATTATACATTTATGGTCAATTATGTACAACGTGATACATATACGcaatattactattattacttgagggaaattaaaaaaatagcaCAACAAAGAGCTAATTtcaattataattttaataaactaAAACATttgaaattattatataaacagCAAGAAGACATAATGagaaattttcataaaacgATAGAAAGACTAATATTTGGGAAACCAGATCCAAATAATACTAACGTATTTaaagaatatatttatgaatttAATCTCTGGATACCCAAATCGAAATTAACATTATTAGAAAAAAgattttttgaaatatttgaAGAGAAATGGAATTCttatgaaattaaaaaagatatTGACGAAAATAGTAAACAATATAATGTTGTGAAATTAATTTTGCAATACATGAAGGAATTAACAGACGTAATTGATTTTATGGAAAATTACCAACCAGATGAAGTTCCTACAAGAAGGATAATTGGTTTTGAAGTCGAATGGCGTATAAAAGCATTACTTTATTCAGAAGTAGAAGCTGGAGTGAAGAAATCTTATGAATCAGTAAAAAATTGGAGAAAATCAATCCTcgaaataaacaaaaaattagaggaggaaaatgaaaaagttaTTAAATTGGAAACACAAATTAAAGATTTATTTAACcaatatttgaaaataattgatgaaaatatatatataaacaagtTAAAATtagaattaaaagaaaaaataaaaaatatatctgacaaaaatgaatatattaaaaaagcaGTTGACTTAAAGAAGATAATAGAAAATAACAATGCATACATTGATGAATTAGCTAAAACCTCGCCATATCAAGTTCCGGAACATTTAAAGAGCACAGATACAATATATAGTACAATAAAATCAGAGTTATCCCAAATTTATGAAGATGACATTGATAAACTCTATAATGAATTATCTTCTATAGTTCAAGAAAATGACATTGACAATGTAGAAGATAAAACGAAACTTGACGATTTACAATCTAAAATAGATAATGTATATAGTAAAATCCAAAACATGGAAACTGCAACAGTTGAATCACATCTAACGAATATCGAAACtaacaaaaataaactaTCAGACACAATTGTggagataaaaaaatatatatatggagaAATTAGCAAAGATCTAAATAAAACATTAGAAGactttaaaaataaagaaaaagaactatcaaataaaataaatgactACGCTAAGGAAAATGACCaattaaatgtatataaatctAAAATATCAGAAATCAGAAATCATTATAATGATCAAATTAGTATAGACAATACAAAGGAAGAAGAAGCAAAACAAAACTATGACCAATCCAAAGAATATACCAAGACAATATCTATCAAAGAAGACGAAACATCAAAAACCATCAatgaagtaaaaaatatgaaagaCGAATTCTTGAGTAAAgtagataaatatattaattttgaaaataattgtaAAGAAAATGTTGATTCAGAACACACTCAATTTACTgaattaacaaataaaataaaagcagAAGTTTCGGATGAAAAATTAAGCATATAtgaaaacaaatttaatgatAGTAAATCTTTAATTAATGAAACAAATAACTCCATTGAAAAGGAATACCAAAACATTAATACCCTTAAAAAGGTAGATGAGTATATAAAAGTATGCGAAAGCACTAAAGAgtcaataaaaaattttcataataaacaaactatattaaaagaaaaattaaatcaaaatattaaaacCATAAAAGAAACTAATTCAATAGAAAAATCTTATAAAGACAAGTTTGAAAATACATTaatcaataaaattaatgagTTAGATAAAGCATTTAAAGATGCCTCTTTAAATGATTACGAATCAAATAACAATGAATTAATgcaatatttcaataatttAAAAGCAAATTTAgggaaaaataaagaaaacaTGTTATATCACCAGTTcgatgaaaaagaaaaagccgttaataatattatacaaaaaatcgaagacataaacaaaaatattccAAATATCGAAATAGCAATTTATACAtccatttataatattagtgaagaaatagaaaatgaaattggaaaaaatatagaatcaCTAAATACCAATGTACTTGAAAAGGTAAATACAAACGtaacaaattttaataaaataaaggaaaaattaaaactttataattttagtgATTTTGGGAAAGAAgggaatataaaatatactaatgaagttaacaaaattaaagaTGACATTAAGAATGTAAACCAACAAATCGATCACCATATAAATGAATTagaggaaataaaaaaaaaatcagaaAACTATGTTGATGAAATGAAAgcacaaataaataaattagaaaaagTAGCAGATACCGCAATATCTAACGATAATGTAGAAGgaatagaaaaaaaacaacaaaacATAGTAACAAaaatagacaaaaaaaaaaatatatatgaggaaataaataaattattaagtgaaatatcaaaaatagaaaaagatCAAACATCGTTAGAAAAAGTAAAAGGTATTAATTTATCATATGGACAAAATTTAGGCACCCTATTTTTGGAACAAATTGATgaagaaaagaaaaagtCTGAGCATACGATAAAAGCAATGGAAGCATATATGGAGGACcttgataatataaaaaaaaaatcacaaGAAATAGAAAACGAAATGGGCATAGAAATGGACATAAATAAGGAAATGGAAGTGCTTAATATATCACATGATGACGACAAAAAATATCACACTATAAGTAAGAATCATAATGAAAACATTTCTGATATCCGTAATAAatctttaaaaataatacaagaCTTTTCTAGGGAATCagatataaatgatattaaaaagGAGTTACAGAAAAATGTTTCTGAATCTCAAAAGCATAATAGTGAAATTAATCAATATTTAAGCAAAATTGCGaacatatataacattttaaaattaaataaaattaaaaagatTATTAATAAAGTAAAAGAATATACCaatgaaattgaaaaaaataataaaaacataaatgatGAATTAAGTAATTCAGAAAAactaattaaaaaaatcaaagACGATATAAGTTTAAAAGAATGTAAATCGAAAATAGAATCAACTTTAGATGATAAAGATATTGATGGGTGTATACAGAATATTAAAGTCTTAAAAACACATATTTTAAGCGAAGAAACTAATATCAACacttattttaaaaatgccgacgagtataataaaaatgttttattaaactttaataatatagaaatgGCGGATAATAAATCACAatacatattaaaaattaaaaaaaataatggaaCTAATGACCATGATTATAATATCAACGAATTGAAAGAACACAAGGATAAGTCTAATGGTTATAAAACTGAGgctgataaaaataaaaaagcaatcgaaaaaaataaggaattaTTTGAGCAATATAAACAAGAAGTAACTGtacttttaaataaatattatgcggtagaactaaaaaataaatttgataaaacaaaaaatgattCAGAACAAATCATAAAGGAAATAAAAGATGCACACAACAAGTTTATATTGGAAGCAGGTAAATCTGAACAAAAAAtgaaggaaataaaaaatgaacaaattcGTATTGAAGACGAAGTCgctaaaaatgataaatctAATAAGgcaataatagatattcaaCTATCCGTAGAGCCATTCGAAACAAAATTCTTAAAAATAAGTGATATAAGAACAAAATCAAATGATTGTTTAAAAGAGACCGAAAGCatagagaaaaaaatatcaacTTTGTCTATAGACACTCAAGAAACAAAACTAAAAGAGAACGGAGACAATTTAAATACCCTTCAGGAATTTTTAGAATCTCtcaaaaatcaaaaaaaaaatattgaagacaaaaaaaaagaattagaTGAAGTCAATTccaaaattgaaaaaataaaaatcgaTGTAAACcagcataaaaaaaattacgaAATTGGAAttgtagaaaaaataaatgaaatcgCCAAagcaaataaaaacaaaattgaaTCAACaaaagaattaataaaaccAACAATAGAAAGGCTAATATCTTCTTTTAACACTAATGATTTAGAAGGTATTGACCCTAATGAAAAACTAGGAGAATATAATACAGAAATGGGTATCATATATAATGAGTTTATGGAATTATACAATCTAATAGCAGGTTATTTAAAAACGGTTTCAAAAGAGTCCATAacatataatgaaattaaaaatacgCGAATTAACGCACAAAATGAactcttaaaaaatatagaaagcGAAAAGAAATCTAAGTCCTATTTAGATGATATAGAAGCAAATGAATTTGATAGAATAGTcacacatttaaaaaaaaaattagataaTGTGAATGTTAAATTTACAAACGAATATTCAAAAGTTAACGAAGGGTTTgacaatatttcaaaatcTATTAATAATGTTAAAAATTCAACTGATGAAAAttcattattaaatatactaAACCAAACAAAAGAAATGTATGCAAATATTGTcagtaaaaaatattatagttataaatatgaggcagaaaaaatatttataaatatttctaaattagcaaattctttaaatattcaaataCAAAATAGCTCAGGAGTAGATTTACTTAAAAACATTAATATAGCTATATTATCTTACTTGGACTCCCCAAAAGAAGATACGCTAACCTTTATTCCATCTCCACAAAAAAAATCAGAaacatatacaaaaatacGCGATTCTTACAATACTCTTcttgatatatttaaaaaaagtcaATATTTACACAAAAAAGAACAGCAAACATTAAATCTTATATTCGAAAACCGACGTTTATATGAAAAAGTCCAAGCAACCAATGAATTAAAAGACACATTAAgtgatttaaaatataaaaaagaaaaaatattaaatgaaGTTAAACTACTTTTGCATAAATCTAacgaattaaacaaattatcATGTAACTCTCAAAATTATGATACCATTTTAGAATCATCAAagtatgataaaataaaagaaaaaagcaataattatgaaaaggAAAAAGAAAACCTTGGGATAAATTTTGATGTAAAAGCTATGGAAGAACAATttaataatgatattaaagatatagaaaaattagaaaataattacaaACATTCAGAGAAAGATAACTACAATTTTTCAgaggaaaataataatattttacaatctaaaaaaaaactaaaagaACTAACTAACGCATTTAATactgaaataaaaaaaattgaggatcaaataatagaaaaaaatgatttaattaataaattaatagaaACGAGAAAGCAATGTCTACTTTTTACATATACAACGTTAGTCGAGACTCTTAAAAGTAAAGTGACTAATCACTCGGAATTCATAACGTCTGCAGCTAAATTTTCAAAagattttttcaaatatattgAGGATATTTCCAATTCTTTAAATGATGACATCGACACattacaaataaattataatttaaatcaaacAAACAAACATGTACCAAGTATACTTGCAGATGCAACTAAagatcataataatttaatagaaAAGGAAAAGGAAGCAACTAAGATAATCAACAATTTGACCGAGCTATTTACAATAGATTCAAATAATATCGATGCCGATAcattacataataataaaatacaaataatttatttcaattCTGAACTTCATAAATCAATCGAATCCATAAAACaactttataaaaaaatgaatatctttaaattattaaatatatcgcacattaatggaaaatattttgatatatccaaagaatttgataatattttacagATGCAGAAACATAAATTAACagaaaatttaaatgatttaaaGCAAATTGATCAATATATTtctgataaaaaaaataaattcctTCATGCACTAAATGAAACTACAAATCCAAACTTAAATACGCTTAAAGAGATATATCATGATATTGTTAATTATGAAAGACAGCtagatgaaataaaaaatattagtaATAAAGAAAACGAAAATATAACTTCATATATAGACACAATTACCAAATTAACGGGAAAAgtacaaaatattttaaattttgttacaacttatgaaaataataataatataatcaaACAACATATTCAAGACAATGATGAAAATCATGTATCACAAATTAaggataatttaaaaaaaacaattcaATCATTTCAGGAAAttctaaataaaatagatgAAATCAAAGCTCAATTTTAtggtaataacaatataagtAATGTTATAACTACAATATCACAAAATGTAAATGATGTTAAAAACCACTTTTCTAAGGACTTAACTATAGAAAACGAACTCATCCAAATACAAAAGAGTTTAGAAGATATTCAAAATTCTACTCATGAAATAAGAAGCGaacaaataacaaaatatgtcAATGCTATATACAATCATATTGAAGAGCAAACTAAACAAATTcaaaataattcatataaagatgaagtatacaaaataaacgaaatagacaatataatacaaaaaatcatcaattataataaagaaCCAGAAGTAAAATTACACGCCATTATagataatcaaaataaagtTACATCAATAATCTCTCGTATTAAAAATCTCATTAATTTAATCGAATCAGAAtatagtaacaataataatgtatCATATAATGTTGCCATAAAACATACAGAAAATGCCAATAACATAATTCTTGATTTAAATATGAGTCAAAATATGCTTAATCATTTAATACACCGAAATTTAAACattataaacaatttaaaaaatataaaacagcaCATGATAAGTCGTAATAATTTACATACTATTAATAGTCAAGAAGAAACAtcgaaaataaaatatcctAGTAATACATACTATAATAATGTTAATGATACAAAGTATAAAAATCACCAACACTCAAATTCAGGTAAAAAAGGTTCCtccaaaacaaaaaatgcaGGAGATTCTGTTAAATATGCGGGAGCAATTGTATTTGGTTTAGTAGTGTGTTATGCAATTTCAATTTTCAAAAAacaagatgaaaaaaatgaaattaatttaggtaatgatgaaaaaaattatggtgaatcggaaaatatatattttgaaagAGAAGACGAAATTATAGAAATAGATATAAATGAAGATTTATGA